A window from Sphingobium sp. EM0848 encodes these proteins:
- a CDS encoding FAD-binding oxidoreductase, translating into MIEQDIIARFQQLLGPKGIITDSDDIAPWVSDWRGRYHGRTAAILQPDSTEQVAAAVKLAANLGVPLVPQGGNTSMVGGATPPADGSALILSLRRMNRVRSLSPDDNLALCEAGVILAYLHEAAAAADRRFPLSLGAKGSATIGGLISTNAGGTQVLRHGTMRALVEGIEAVLPDGSIFHGLDALKKDNRGYDIKQLLIGAEGTLGIVTAASLRLLPAIAARAVGWIGVPSPMAALALLRFCEARLGDSVEGFEVIADDGLGHVLSHIPGARRPIEARTPWHVLIEVDHGDLREPGPTERLEAALAEALEQNLAVDAAIAANEAQAEAFWRIRESISESERAQGPALQYDISVPIARMPAFMVDAAASAEKAFPGTTASSFGHLGDGNVHFHVRAPKGTTDGPAWIAAKGQAINAFVHDAVVAAGGSISAEHGIGQMKRAELGRLASPARLHALRAIKAAFDPQNIMNPDKLIPRPEEG; encoded by the coding sequence ATGATAGAACAAGACATTATCGCGCGCTTCCAGCAACTTCTGGGACCCAAAGGGATCATTACCGATTCCGACGATATTGCGCCCTGGGTCAGCGACTGGCGCGGCCGCTATCATGGACGGACCGCCGCCATCCTTCAGCCGGATTCGACCGAACAGGTCGCCGCCGCCGTCAAACTGGCCGCGAATCTCGGCGTGCCGCTCGTGCCGCAGGGCGGCAACACCTCCATGGTCGGCGGCGCCACGCCCCCTGCGGACGGTTCCGCCCTGATCCTGTCGCTGCGCCGGATGAACCGCGTCCGCAGCCTGTCGCCGGACGACAATCTCGCTTTGTGCGAGGCGGGCGTGATCCTTGCCTATCTGCACGAAGCTGCGGCCGCCGCCGACCGCCGCTTTCCCCTGAGCCTCGGCGCCAAGGGATCGGCCACCATCGGCGGCCTGATCTCGACCAATGCCGGCGGCACGCAGGTGCTGCGCCACGGCACGATGCGCGCGCTGGTCGAAGGGATCGAGGCCGTGCTGCCCGACGGCAGCATCTTCCACGGCCTCGACGCGCTCAAGAAGGACAATCGCGGCTATGACATCAAGCAATTGCTGATCGGCGCCGAAGGCACGCTGGGCATTGTCACCGCCGCCTCGCTGCGACTGCTCCCCGCCATTGCCGCCCGCGCGGTCGGCTGGATCGGCGTCCCCTCCCCCATGGCGGCGCTCGCCCTGCTCCGTTTCTGCGAAGCGCGGCTGGGCGACAGCGTCGAGGGGTTCGAGGTGATCGCCGACGATGGCCTGGGCCATGTCCTCTCGCACATTCCCGGCGCCCGCCGCCCGATCGAAGCCCGCACACCCTGGCATGTGTTGATTGAAGTCGACCATGGCGACCTGCGCGAACCCGGCCCCACCGAACGGCTTGAAGCCGCGCTGGCCGAGGCGCTGGAGCAAAATCTTGCCGTCGACGCCGCCATCGCCGCCAATGAAGCGCAGGCCGAAGCCTTCTGGCGCATCCGCGAATCGATCTCCGAATCCGAGCGGGCACAGGGACCGGCACTGCAATATGACATCAGCGTACCCATCGCTCGCATGCCCGCCTTCATGGTGGATGCCGCGGCGTCAGCGGAAAAGGCCTTCCCCGGCACCACCGCTTCCTCCTTCGGCCATCTGGGCGACGGCAATGTCCATTTCCACGTCCGCGCACCCAAGGGCACGACCGACGGCCCGGCCTGGATCGCCGCAAAGGGGCAGGCCATCAACGCCTTCGTCCACGACGCTGTGGTCGCGGCGGGCGGCTCCATCTCCGCCGAACATGGCATCGGCCAGATGAAGCGCGCGGAGCTGGGCCGCCTCGCCAGCCCGGCGCGCCTCCACGCCCTGCGCGCGATCAAGGCCGCTTTCGACCCGCAGAACATCATGAATCCAGACAAGCTGATCCCACGGCCGGAAGAAGGGTGA
- a CDS encoding DEAD/DEAH box helicase, giving the protein MTFADLGLSDELLKAVTEAGYDTPTPIQAQAIPPVLMMKDIIGIAQTGTGKTASFVLPMIDILAHGRARALMPRSLILEPTRELAAQVAENFEKYGKYHKLSMALLIGGVQMGDQVKALEKGVDVLIATPGRLMDLFQRGKILLNGCNMLVIDEADRMLDMGFIPDIEEICTKLPAQRQTLLFSATMPPVIKKLADRFLSNPKSIEVARPATASTNITQRLVKVDSRKKREALRAMLEAEDVQSAVIFCNRKTTVRELNKSLQRHGFKSGEIHGDIDQSARIAELERFRTGTVNILVASDVAARGLDIKGVSHVFNFDAPWHPDDYVHRIGRTGRAGAKGVAYTFVTSDDAEAIDNIQKLIKQKIDTIDAPVAVAEKVVEEPRRADKDRRKDRKDERRKDDGRRAEPRPARTEGNGARPRRPEPVDDGPDDGWNGPVPEFLSVGFGA; this is encoded by the coding sequence ATGACTTTTGCCGATCTCGGCCTTTCCGACGAATTATTGAAGGCCGTAACCGAGGCCGGATATGACACGCCCACACCGATTCAGGCGCAGGCGATCCCGCCCGTGCTGATGATGAAGGATATCATCGGCATCGCCCAGACGGGGACCGGCAAGACCGCCAGCTTCGTCCTGCCGATGATCGACATTCTCGCCCATGGCCGTGCCCGCGCACTGATGCCGCGCTCGCTGATCCTGGAGCCGACGCGTGAACTGGCTGCGCAGGTCGCGGAGAATTTCGAGAAATACGGGAAATATCACAAGCTCTCCATGGCGCTGCTGATCGGCGGCGTGCAGATGGGGGATCAGGTAAAGGCGCTGGAAAAGGGCGTCGACGTGCTGATCGCGACGCCGGGGCGGCTGATGGACCTGTTCCAGCGGGGCAAGATCCTGCTCAACGGCTGCAACATGCTGGTGATCGACGAAGCCGACCGGATGCTCGATATGGGCTTTATCCCGGATATCGAGGAAATCTGCACCAAGCTGCCTGCCCAGCGGCAGACGCTGCTGTTTTCCGCGACCATGCCGCCGGTCATCAAGAAGCTGGCGGATCGCTTCCTTTCCAATCCCAAGTCGATCGAGGTGGCGCGGCCCGCCACCGCCTCGACCAATATCACCCAGCGGCTGGTGAAGGTCGATTCGCGCAAGAAGCGCGAGGCGTTGCGCGCGATGCTGGAGGCCGAGGACGTGCAGAGCGCGGTGATCTTCTGCAACCGCAAGACGACGGTGCGGGAACTCAACAAGAGCCTGCAACGGCACGGCTTCAAGTCGGGTGAGATCCACGGCGATATCGACCAGTCGGCGCGCATTGCCGAGCTGGAGCGGTTCCGCACGGGGACCGTGAATATCCTCGTCGCGTCGGACGTGGCCGCGCGCGGGCTGGACATCAAGGGCGTCAGCCATGTGTTCAACTTCGACGCGCCCTGGCATCCGGACGATTATGTCCATCGCATCGGCCGTACCGGCCGCGCGGGGGCGAAGGGGGTCGCCTATACGTTCGTCACGTCGGACGATGCAGAGGCGATCGACAATATCCAGAAGCTGATCAAGCAGAAGATCGATACGATCGACGCGCCGGTGGCGGTAGCCGAAAAGGTGGTGGAGGAACCGCGCAGGGCGGACAAGGACCGGCGGAAGGATCGCAAGGACGAACGCCGCAAGGATGACGGACGGCGCGCAGAACCCCGCCCGGCGCGTACCGAAGGCAATGGTGCCCGTCCGCGCCGTCCTGAGCCGGTGGATGACGGGCCGGACGACGGCTGGAACGGGCCGGTGCCGGAATTTCTGTCGGTGGGATTTGGGGCTTAG
- the radC gene encoding DNA repair protein RadC → MPEKDLKAAHDGVGHRARLRQKLAKSGGDALHDHELIEYLLALAIPRRDTKPLAKALLREFGGIGGLMTADWQAIARIPGMGDTSIAAIKIVQATALRMLRNDVAEKPVLASWQALLDYLRADMAFLTVERVRVLHLNSRNMLIRDEHMGDGSIDQAAIYTREVIRRAIDLGSAALILVHNHPSGLPEPSRQDIEITRQIAEAGKRLNIAVHDHIIIGSQGHSSLRAKGLL, encoded by the coding sequence TTGCCGGAAAAGGATTTGAAGGCCGCGCATGATGGCGTGGGGCATCGCGCCCGACTGCGGCAGAAATTGGCGAAGAGTGGCGGCGATGCGCTGCATGATCATGAACTGATCGAATATCTGTTGGCGCTGGCGATCCCCCGTCGCGACACAAAGCCGCTGGCCAAGGCGCTGTTGCGTGAATTTGGCGGGATCGGGGGCCTGATGACGGCGGACTGGCAGGCCATCGCCCGCATACCCGGCATGGGCGACACCAGCATCGCGGCAATCAAGATCGTCCAGGCCACCGCCCTGCGGATGTTACGCAATGACGTAGCCGAAAAGCCGGTGCTGGCGAGTTGGCAGGCCCTGCTCGACTATCTGCGTGCCGACATGGCATTCCTGACGGTGGAACGGGTGCGGGTTCTGCATCTCAACAGCCGCAACATGCTGATTCGCGACGAACATATGGGCGATGGCTCGATCGATCAGGCGGCAATCTATACGCGGGAGGTTATCCGCCGGGCCATCGACCTCGGTTCAGCCGCGTTGATCCTAGTCCACAACCATCCCAGCGGATTGCCGGAACCCAGCCGGCAGGACATAGAGATCACACGCCAGATCGCGGAGGCCGGCAAAAGGCTTAATATCGCGGTCCACGATCACATCATCATCGGATCGCAGGGGCATAGCAGCCTGCGCGCGAAGGGGTTGCTTTAA
- a CDS encoding YdbH domain-containing protein, with protein MEDEGGEKEIRRGWLRWLGVGTGSLALILAALWTQRAPIAENFISRELNRHGVEGSYDLKEIGLRTQRIENIVLGDPADPDLTARWVEVDIAFTGLTPGVAAVRAGGVRMRGSLRGGVLKLGEIDKFRDSTSTAPFSLPDILLGLSDARLRLETDAGTVGMQIDGRGNLHSGFRGKLAAAMPEAGFGGCGLANLSALLDVAMRDGRPHLSGPVQGDAVACRDAATAMAKPAANVDIWLGKALDRWSGHVDLTGEALKSKGMVLAHPFGRVDFDGTAASTGGRAQIGAAALSAAGTLAGTTEIRGAWQVGKDEARMQGRLSARQIRLAGRDPLAGLRESGAGTPVEPLTVRLADAVRRAGEDNVLQTSLAFAQRGGGGSLVLTGTQFTARSGAKAAIPGDGRVTIGWPGKGRAALGWALDGALTTEGGGLPKAALRLARRAGGGFGGQLFVEPYAAGQAKLSLEPVRFVAEPKGDTRFSTEVRLDGPLPGGRLRGLVAPVEGQLSADGTVAVNRRCMPVSLIEARYGSFSVGQTRQILCPIGGGALFAAGPDGVRGGAEIRKLALVGKSGDSPMRLSADSARVALGREGFALSHVELSIGAEDAPVRLTAVALDGKAVGKGLGGRLTGAGGRIGAVPLIVENGAGDWGFAGGVLKLAAAMTVRDAQTPGRFEPLKVPDFALTLKDDRIAATGALRVPRNDALVARAVIEHDLGNGRGKADLAVPALAFGPALQPEEVTGLALGVVANVHATVSGEGHIRWDGNHVTSDGLFRTDNANLAAAFGPVEGLTGELRFTDLLGLVSAPGQEVRIRSVNPGVEVRDGVVRYRLDAGQKVRVEGGGWPFSGGQLVLLPTTMDFSANVDRYLTFRVIGLDAGAFIQAMDLKNVSATGTFDGIMPLIFNAQGGRVAGGVLTARQQGMPPLLMPEGVLPTIPCDPTRQSGTLSYVGPVSNEQLGAMGRLAFDALKNLQYKCLTILMDGALDGEMVTNVVFNGVNRGQIGGAPAGLARNFTGLPFIFNVRIAAPFRGLLGTAQSFIDPSTLIQNSLGDQMQEKIRAGVAVQPAESDTVRNREQK; from the coding sequence ATGGAAGATGAAGGCGGCGAAAAGGAAATTCGCCGGGGCTGGCTGCGCTGGCTTGGGGTGGGGACGGGATCGCTCGCGCTGATCCTAGCCGCGCTCTGGACCCAGCGTGCGCCCATCGCCGAAAATTTCATCAGCCGTGAACTCAACCGGCACGGGGTCGAAGGCAGCTATGACCTGAAGGAAATCGGCCTTCGCACTCAGCGGATTGAGAATATCGTGCTGGGCGATCCGGCCGATCCTGATCTGACGGCGCGCTGGGTGGAGGTCGACATTGCCTTCACCGGCCTGACGCCGGGGGTCGCGGCAGTGCGGGCGGGCGGTGTCCGAATGCGCGGGTCGCTCCGCGGCGGCGTGCTGAAACTGGGCGAGATCGACAAATTTCGCGATTCGACCTCGACGGCGCCGTTCAGCCTGCCCGACATCCTGCTGGGGTTGAGCGACGCGCGATTGCGGCTGGAAACCGATGCTGGAACGGTGGGCATGCAGATTGACGGCCGGGGCAATCTGCATTCGGGCTTTCGCGGGAAGCTGGCGGCGGCGATGCCTGAAGCGGGGTTCGGCGGCTGCGGCCTTGCCAATCTGTCGGCGCTGTTGGACGTCGCCATGCGGGACGGGCGACCGCATCTGTCCGGACCGGTGCAAGGGGATGCCGTTGCCTGCCGCGATGCCGCCACCGCCATGGCAAAGCCTGCGGCGAATGTGGATATCTGGCTGGGCAAGGCGCTGGATCGCTGGAGCGGCCATGTCGATCTGACGGGCGAGGCGCTCAAGTCCAAGGGCATGGTGTTGGCGCACCCGTTTGGCCGTGTCGACTTCGACGGGACGGCGGCATCGACCGGGGGCAGGGCGCAGATCGGCGCGGCGGCGCTGTCGGCGGCAGGGACGCTGGCCGGAACCACCGAGATTCGGGGCGCCTGGCAAGTCGGCAAGGACGAGGCGCGGATGCAGGGGCGGCTTTCCGCACGGCAGATTCGCCTTGCCGGGCGCGATCCGCTGGCGGGGTTGCGCGAATCGGGGGCGGGAACGCCCGTTGAACCGCTCACGGTCCGATTGGCCGATGCCGTGCGGCGGGCGGGCGAGGATAATGTGTTGCAGACCAGTCTAGCCTTTGCCCAGCGGGGCGGAGGCGGCAGTCTGGTCCTCACCGGCACGCAATTTACGGCGCGCAGCGGGGCGAAGGCGGCGATTCCCGGCGATGGGCGAGTGACCATCGGCTGGCCGGGCAAGGGGCGGGCGGCGCTCGGCTGGGCGCTTGACGGTGCGCTCACGACGGAAGGCGGCGGATTGCCCAAGGCAGCGCTGCGGCTGGCGCGGCGGGCTGGCGGCGGCTTTGGCGGACAGCTTTTCGTGGAACCCTATGCCGCCGGACAGGCGAAGCTGTCGCTGGAGCCGGTGCGTTTCGTGGCGGAGCCGAAGGGTGATACGCGTTTCTCGACCGAAGTACGGCTGGATGGGCCGTTGCCGGGCGGGCGGCTGCGCGGACTGGTGGCTCCCGTTGAGGGGCAATTGAGCGCCGATGGCACGGTTGCGGTCAACCGGCGCTGTATGCCGGTTTCGCTGATCGAGGCCCGTTATGGCAGCTTTTCCGTTGGTCAGACCCGACAGATCCTGTGCCCCATTGGCGGCGGTGCGCTGTTCGCGGCCGGTCCCGATGGCGTGCGCGGCGGCGCGGAAATCCGCAAACTTGCCTTGGTCGGAAAGAGCGGTGACAGCCCGATGCGGCTTTCCGCCGATAGCGCACGCGTAGCGCTGGGACGGGAGGGCTTTGCGCTTTCCCATGTCGAGCTCAGCATCGGGGCGGAAGATGCGCCGGTCCGTCTGACCGCGGTGGCGCTGGATGGAAAGGCGGTAGGCAAGGGGCTGGGTGGCCGTCTGACCGGAGCGGGCGGGCGAATCGGCGCCGTGCCGCTGATTGTTGAAAATGGTGCGGGCGACTGGGGCTTCGCGGGTGGTGTGCTGAAGCTGGCGGCGGCGATGACGGTGCGCGATGCGCAGACGCCGGGACGGTTTGAGCCGCTGAAGGTGCCCGATTTCGCGCTGACCCTGAAGGACGACCGGATTGCTGCGACGGGCGCTCTGCGGGTGCCGCGCAACGATGCCCTGGTGGCGAGAGCCGTGATCGAGCATGATCTCGGCAACGGACGGGGCAAGGCGGATCTGGCCGTTCCCGCCCTGGCCTTTGGTCCAGCGCTTCAGCCCGAGGAGGTGACGGGGTTGGCGCTCGGCGTCGTCGCCAATGTGCATGCGACCGTGAGTGGGGAGGGGCATATCCGTTGGGACGGCAATCATGTCACCAGCGACGGCCTGTTCCGCACCGACAACGCCAATCTGGCCGCCGCCTTCGGTCCGGTGGAGGGGCTGACGGGAGAATTGCGTTTCACCGATCTGCTCGGACTGGTCAGCGCGCCGGGGCAGGAAGTGCGAATCAGGTCGGTCAATCCGGGCGTTGAGGTTCGGGACGGCGTTGTGCGCTACCGGCTGGACGCGGGCCAGAAAGTGCGTGTCGAGGGCGGCGGCTGGCCCTTTTCGGGCGGGCAACTGGTGCTGTTGCCGACGACGATGGATTTTAGCGCCAATGTGGATCGTTACTTGACCTTTCGCGTCATTGGGCTGGATGCAGGCGCGTTCATCCAGGCGATGGACCTTAAAAATGTGTCCGCCACCGGCACGTTCGACGGGATCATGCCTTTGATCTTCAATGCACAGGGCGGGCGCGTCGCGGGCGGCGTGCTGACCGCGCGGCAGCAGGGCATGCCGCCGCTGCTGATGCCTGAAGGTGTTCTGCCGACGATTCCGTGCGACCCCACGCGCCAGTCGGGCACCTTGTCCTATGTTGGGCCGGTTTCGAACGAGCAACTGGGCGCCATGGGACGGCTGGCCTTCGATGCGCTCAAGAATCTCCAGTATAAATGCCTCACCATATTGATGGACGGCGCGCTGGACGGCGAAATGGTGACGAATGTCGTGTTCAACGGCGTCAATCGCGGGCAGATCGGCGGGGCGCCGGCGGGGCTGGCGCGCAATTTCACGGGCCTGCCCTTCATCTTTAACGTCCGGATCGCGGCGCCCTTCCGGGGGCTTCTTGGGACCGCGCAATCCTTCATCGACCCTTCAACGCTCATACAAAACAGCCTGGGTGATCAGATGCAGGAGAAGATTCGGGCAGGGGTTGCAGTTCAGCCTGCCGAAAGCGACACTGTGCGAAACAGGGAGCAGAAATGA
- a CDS encoding YnbE family lipoprotein, with product MKKRTIMMAGFAGLALGGCIQVKAPDKPIEINLNVKVQQEVVVKLQRDAQDLIQNNPELFPQ from the coding sequence ATGAAGAAGCGAACGATCATGATGGCGGGTTTCGCCGGTTTGGCCCTGGGGGGCTGTATTCAGGTGAAGGCCCCGGACAAGCCGATCGAAATCAACCTCAACGTCAAGGTGCAGCAGGAAGTCGTTGTCAAACTGCAACGCGATGCGCAGGATTTGATCCAGAATAACCCGGAGTTGTTCCCGCAATGA
- a CDS encoding YdbL family protein, which yields MTRKFLMIAATAAVALATGLAMTSPARAQSGAVVAAMGAGAVGEQADGYLGIAGSVSDAVRSEVESINIKRRAAYTDLAGKRGVTVQDVAASIGCQTLTSRVKQGQVYRIGAGAWQTKGAGPIALPSYCATAG from the coding sequence ATGACACGCAAGTTTTTGATGATTGCCGCCACTGCTGCGGTTGCGCTGGCGACGGGGCTGGCCATGACGTCTCCTGCCCGTGCGCAATCCGGCGCCGTGGTCGCCGCGATGGGCGCAGGCGCCGTGGGCGAGCAGGCCGACGGCTATCTGGGCATCGCCGGGTCTGTAAGTGACGCCGTCCGGTCCGAGGTCGAATCGATCAACATCAAACGGCGCGCAGCCTATACGGACCTTGCCGGCAAGCGCGGCGTGACGGTGCAGGATGTCGCCGCATCCATCGGATGCCAGACGCTGACCAGCCGCGTGAAGCAGGGGCAGGTCTACCGTATCGGCGCCGGTGCGTGGCAGACCAAGGGCGCCGGGCCGATCGCCCTGCCATCCTATTGCGCGACGGCCGGGTGA
- a CDS encoding AtpZ/AtpI family protein — protein sequence MAADAPGQDPAGEDARIASLEERIAQAEHVERVRQGTKEQQADDGSRLGNRVLAELIGGLVGGALIGWVLDRLLGTSPWLLLAFLGLGIVAAFRNIIRLTTTKRPDE from the coding sequence ATGGCAGCGGATGCACCGGGGCAGGACCCGGCGGGGGAAGATGCGCGGATCGCTTCTTTGGAGGAGCGGATTGCGCAGGCCGAACACGTCGAACGGGTCAGACAGGGGACCAAGGAGCAGCAGGCGGACGATGGGTCGCGCCTCGGCAACAGGGTTCTCGCTGAGCTGATCGGGGGTCTTGTTGGCGGTGCCTTGATCGGCTGGGTTTTGGACCGGCTGCTTGGGACATCCCCATGGCTCCTGCTTGCATTCCTCGGTCTTGGGATCGTGGCGGCTTTCAGGAACATCATCAGGTTGACGACGACGAAGCGTCCCGACGAATAG
- a CDS encoding F0F1 ATP synthase subunit A — protein sequence MAQSGKIDPMHQFAIEPLFGTDHLSLGGFNIAFTNSALYMVAAAVVLWIFVVGGMKRELVPGRWQMAVEYMTGFIKSLLIANVGEGGKKYIPYVFSLFMFILLANLLGLLPLGLFGLHPFTFTSHFTATGVLAIMSFSIVLAVGFYKHGLHFFSLFVPHGTPALMVVPLFFIELVSFMVRPFSLGLRLFVAMTAGHVLLKVLAGFVINSANASPALGFTVGTASFILMIGISALEVLVAVIQAYVFALLTSVYINDAENLH from the coding sequence GTGGCACAATCCGGCAAAATCGATCCGATGCATCAGTTTGCGATCGAACCGCTGTTCGGTACGGATCATCTGTCGCTCGGCGGTTTCAACATCGCCTTCACCAACAGCGCGCTCTATATGGTGGCTGCTGCTGTGGTGCTGTGGATCTTTGTCGTCGGCGGCATGAAGCGTGAACTGGTCCCCGGCCGCTGGCAGATGGCGGTCGAATATATGACCGGCTTCATCAAGAGCCTGCTGATCGCCAATGTGGGTGAGGGCGGCAAGAAGTACATTCCCTATGTCTTCTCGCTGTTCATGTTCATCCTGCTGGCGAACCTGCTCGGCCTGTTGCCGCTGGGGTTGTTCGGCCTGCATCCCTTCACCTTCACCAGTCATTTCACCGCGACCGGCGTGCTCGCGATCATGAGCTTCTCGATCGTGCTGGCGGTGGGCTTTTACAAGCATGGCCTCCACTTTTTCTCGCTGTTCGTGCCGCATGGCACTCCGGCGCTGATGGTGGTGCCGCTCTTCTTCATCGAACTCGTCTCCTTCATGGTGCGTCCGTTCAGCCTTGGCCTGCGACTGTTCGTCGCGATGACCGCTGGCCACGTGCTGCTGAAGGTGCTCGCCGGGTTCGTCATCAACAGCGCCAATGCCAGCCCCGCGCTGGGCTTCACGGTCGGCACCGCCAGCTTCATCCTGATGATCGGCATCAGTGCGCTGGAAGTTCTGGTGGCCGTGATCCAGGCCTATGTGTTCGCGCTGTTGACCTCGGTCTACATCAACGACGCCGAGAACCTGCACTAA
- a CDS encoding F0F1 ATP synthase subunit C, with protein sequence MDAEAAKLLGAGLAAIGAGIAALGVGNVFSSFLEGALRNPGAADGQQGRLFIGFAAAELLGLLAFVIAMILVFVA encoded by the coding sequence ATGGACGCAGAAGCCGCAAAGCTGCTCGGTGCTGGCCTGGCCGCGATCGGTGCGGGCATTGCCGCCCTCGGTGTGGGCAACGTCTTCAGTTCGTTCCTCGAAGGCGCGCTGCGCAACCCCGGCGCTGCCGACGGCCAGCAGGGCCGTCTGTTCATCGGTTTCGCTGCTGCGGAACTTCTGGGTCTGCTGGCGTTCGTTATCGCCATGATCCTGGTGTTCGTGGCCTAA